From a region of the Oncorhynchus keta strain PuntledgeMale-10-30-2019 chromosome 13, Oket_V2, whole genome shotgun sequence genome:
- the LOC118373069 gene encoding uncharacterized protein LOC118373069, producing the protein MATSSPRFTWCDCRKHKIPVKDTHELCLHCLGIQHAKEAVLEYGKCPHCAKMDWSTCINRLTKVQEIMHRESQQRKHEAAQSEVQPKPETTSAPIKEPKPEENTVPTLPPHRLSASTPAHSSTMPVLFTILSPPPAQAGDNLSIPKGTFLSQLAIQQSADSTPSLSQSGSNMLTSSSCKRHGFSSCCSKRSKRSRGSHRRRRSPSSSSSSSGWTSDEDDSCPSGKGRRSQRESRQAVRSERRHGELVEVVQQAVQLQWAVLEKRIEALERRGAEAVVSFPTPAQTIHLHASIPLASTSSQEGNQRDLSCPVSEQLVMESMSGTIVKQEEEPSSISFALRPLSDGHREGEDASQSTEGPISKQDLLEAMELQSLMARAAKYLGIDFPSTPTSLSPPDPTMVPEFEDLVQSSWPNPASSKPYRELFSKMYRLHDCQSPAYDQMPQVNCFMSAIFQAVKPTENKEAPVPAERWRFTETLVERMYQTAGMLAKTANYLRYLSDYQRRLLLEITEDCPAQRFMAALNELKLIGQFTLQLSSHQAELSGRVMAASVAIRRQVWMAKTNYTDSLKATVADLPFVVSHTFGVSSASGPSSTGMVCKQEPL; encoded by the coding sequence ATGGCAACTTCATCCCCAAGGTTCACGTGGTGTGATTGTCGCAAACACAAGATTCCTGTCAAAGACACCCATGAGCTGTGCCTGCACTGTCTGGGCATCCAGCATGCCAAGGAGGCTGTGCTGGAGTACGGCAAATGCCCGCACTGTGCCAAGATGGACTGGAGCACCTGCATCAACCGCCTCACTAAAGTTCAGGAGATAATGCACCGCGAGAGCCAGCAGAGGAAGCACGAGGCAGCACAGTCTGAAGTTCAGCCCAAACCTGAGACCACTTCAGCTCCCATCAAGGAACCAAAACCGGAAGAAAATACAGTCCCCACCCTGCCCCCACATCGGCTCTCTGCTTCCACACCAGCCCATTCCTCCACCATGCCAGTGTTGTTCaccatcctctccccacccccagcGCAGGCAGGGGACAATTTGAGCATCCCAAAAGGCACTTTTCTCTCACAACTTGCTATTCAGCAGTCAGCTGACTCCACCCCATCCTTGAGCCAATCAGGTTCCAACATGCTGACCTCCAGCTCCTGTAAACGACACGGTTTCTCATCGTGCTGCTCCAAACGCTCCAAACGAAGCCGCGGTAGTCACAGGCGGAGacgctctccctcctcctcctcttcctcttcaggcTGGACCTCTGATGAAGATGATTCCTGCCCCTCTGGAAAGGGAAGGAGGTCTCAGAGGGAGTCGCGGCAAGCTGTCCGGTCAGAGAGGAGGCACGGGGAGCTGGTGGAGGTTGTTCAACAGGCCGTTCAGCTACAGTGGGCTGTTCTGGAGAAGCGCATtgaggctctggagaggagaggtgctgaGGCTGTTGTGTCTTTCCCCACTCCAGCCCAAACTATACATCTTCACGCCTCCATCCCTCTGGCATCCACCTCGTCTCAGGAGGGCAACCAGAGAGATTTATCCTGCCCTGTCAGCGAGCAGCTAGTGATGGAATCTATGTCCGGTACCATTGtgaaacaggaagaggagccttCCTCCATTTCGTTTGCCTTGAGACCTCTCAGTGATGGACACCGTGAAGGGGAGGACGCCTCTCAGTCAACTGAGGGTCCTATCTCTAAACAGGACTTACTGGAAGCTATGGAGCTTCAGAGCCTCATGGCACGTGCTGCCAAGTATCTTGGTATAGACTTTCCCAGCACACCAACCAGCCTCAGCCCACCAGACCCCACAATGGTGCCGGAGTTTGAGGACCTGGTCCAGAGCTCTTGGCCAAACCCTGCCAGCTCGAAACCGTACAGGGAGCTTTTCTCTAAGATGTACAGGCTTCACGACTGCCAGTCTCCAGCCTATGACCAGATGCCCCAGGTCAACTGCTTCATGTCGGCCATCTTCCAGGCGGTGAAGCCCACAGAGAACAAGGAGGCGCCGGTGCCAGCTGAGCGATGGCGTTTCACTGAGACTCTAGTAGAGAGGATGTACCAGACTGCTGGCATGCTTGCCAAGACGGCCAACTACCTGCGCTACCTATCAGACTACCAGAGGAGGCTTCTGCTGGAGATCACTGAGGATTGTCCAGCACAGCGTTTTATGGCGGCCCTTAACGAGCTGAAGCTCATTGGCCAGTTCACCCTCCAGCTGTCCTCCCACCAAGCTGAACTGTCTGGAAGAGTCATGGCTGCTTCTGTAGCCATCCGAAGACAGGTCTGGATGGCTAAGACCAACTACACAGACTCTCTGAAAGCCACTGTGGCAGACCTTCCATTTGTGGTCAGTCACACCTTTGGGGTTAGCTCAGCCTCTGGCCCTAGCTCGACTGGAATGGTGTGCAAACAGGAACCGTTGTAA
- the LOC118373058 gene encoding surfeit locus protein 4-like, giving the protein MGQEELMSQAEDVADQFLRVTKQYLPHLARLCLISTFLEDGIRMWFQWNEQKDYIEATWGCGYFLATCFVLLNLTGQLGGCVLILSRHFVQYACFGLFGIIALQTVAYSILWDIKFLLRNLALGGGLLLLLAESRSEGKSMFAGVPSMGESSPKQYMQLGGRVLLVLMFMTLLHFDPSFFSIIQNMVGTALIILVAIGFKTKLAALTLVIWLLAINIYFNAFWAVPAYKPMHDFLKYDFFQTTSVIGGLLLVVALGPGGVSMDEKKKEW; this is encoded by the exons ATGGGGCAGGAGGAGCTCATGAGTCAAGCTGAAGATGTGGCGGACCAG ttcTTGCGAGTGACTAAGCAGTACCTGCCTCACCTGGCCCGGCTGTGTCTAATCAGCACCTTTCTGGAGGACGGCATACGCATGTGGTTCCAGTGGAATGAGCAGAAGGACTACATTGAGGCCACATGGGGCTGCGGCTACTTCCTGGCTACCTGCTTCGTACTGCTCAACCTCACAGGACAGCTTG GTGGCTGTGTCCTTATCCTCAGTAGACATTTTGTACAGTATGCCTGCTTTGGATTATTTGGAATCATAGCTTTACAG ACGGTTGCATACAGTATTTTATGGGACATAAAATTTCTGTTGAG GAACCTTGCCCTGGGCGGTGGACTCCTGCTGTTACTAGCGGAGTCGCGTTCAGAAGGGAAGAGCATGTTCGCTGGTGTCCCCTCCATGGGAGAGAGCTCGCCAAAGCAGTACATGCAGCTGGGAGGGAGAGTCCTGCTGGTGCTCATGTTCATGACCCTGCTGCACTTTGACCCCAGCTTCTTCTCG ATCATCCAGAACATGGTGGGTACGGCCCTCATTATCCTGGTAGCCATCGGCTTCAAGACTAAGCTGGCAGCCCTGACCCTGGTAATATGGCTGCTGGCCATCAACATCTACTTCAACGCCTTCTGGGCGGTGCCCGCCTACAAGCCCATGCATGACTTCCTCAAGTACGACTTCTTCCAGACCACGTCCGTCATCGGGGGGCTGCTGTTGGTCGTAGCACTGGGGCCCGGCGGGGTGTCCATGGATGAGAAGAAGAAGGAGTGGTAG